A portion of the Halobacterium hubeiense genome contains these proteins:
- a CDS encoding sulfite exporter TauE/SafE family protein, with protein MSLLLVGFFVGFGLLIGILFGFFGMGGSFLVTPALLVMGYPSRVAVGSGLAFVFGTSVIGALRHRDHGHVDYKLAVIMTVAMTLGIEVGKRVVDALHAAGNADLVISVAYVGLLATVGVFTLRDARATGASSTSVDLSERVQALEIPPMVTLRGDVRVSASIIFGIGLVVGVLSGLLGVGGGFLLMPAMMYGLGVPAAIAVGTDILQITISGAFGAFVYARDGFVAIPVVATLLAGSALGARIGAGVSNLVDEDDIKGYFATMLLVGSVAVAAKRVGTALDIGVLNTVSIVLIFGATVVVSGAILLAAVCQLRDDNTGFWCRLSAT; from the coding sequence ATGAGTCTGCTGCTCGTCGGCTTCTTCGTCGGGTTCGGGCTGCTCATCGGCATTCTGTTCGGCTTCTTCGGGATGGGCGGGTCGTTCCTCGTCACGCCCGCCCTGCTCGTGATGGGCTACCCGTCGCGGGTCGCCGTCGGTAGCGGGCTCGCGTTCGTGTTCGGGACGAGCGTCATCGGCGCGCTCCGCCACCGCGACCACGGCCACGTCGACTACAAACTCGCAGTCATCATGACCGTCGCGATGACGCTCGGCATCGAGGTCGGCAAGCGCGTCGTCGACGCGCTCCACGCGGCAGGGAACGCCGACCTCGTCATCAGCGTCGCGTACGTCGGCCTGCTGGCAACAGTTGGCGTATTCACGCTCCGGGACGCCCGCGCTACGGGGGCGTCCTCGACGAGCGTCGACCTCTCAGAGCGCGTACAGGCACTGGAAATCCCGCCGATGGTGACGCTCCGCGGTGACGTCCGCGTGTCCGCGAGTATCATCTTCGGCATCGGGCTGGTCGTCGGCGTCCTCTCCGGGCTCCTCGGCGTCGGTGGCGGCTTCCTGCTGATGCCTGCGATGATGTACGGACTGGGTGTCCCGGCCGCGATTGCCGTCGGGACGGACATCCTCCAGATTACGATCTCGGGGGCGTTCGGCGCGTTCGTCTACGCACGGGACGGGTTCGTCGCGATTCCGGTCGTGGCGACGTTGCTCGCCGGGAGTGCGCTCGGAGCGCGCATCGGCGCGGGTGTCTCGAACCTCGTCGACGAGGACGACATCAAGGGGTACTTCGCGACGATGCTACTCGTAGGTAGCGTCGCTGTCGCCGCCAAACGCGTCGGCACCGCCTTGGACATTGGCGTACTCAACACCGTGAGTATCGTGCTCATCTTCGGCGCGACCGTCGTCGTGAGTGGTGCGATCCTGTTGGCTGCGGTGTGCCAGCTTCGCGACGACAACACTGGCTTCTGGTGCCGCCTTTCGGCGACGTAA
- a CDS encoding DUF7512 family protein, with translation MIDTLSLPSTVQAAGLIGAVLLEAMALHVGYGVVTKALGPNVKRALGGE, from the coding sequence ATGATCGATACGCTGTCGCTCCCGTCGACCGTACAAGCAGCCGGACTAATCGGCGCCGTGTTGCTCGAAGCGATGGCCCTTCACGTCGGCTACGGCGTCGTTACGAAGGCGCTCGGTCCGAACGTGAAGCGAGCGCTCGGAGGTGAGTAA
- a CDS encoding inorganic phosphate transporter: MDPALIALFVGAALASLFMAWVIGAGSSGATPYAPAVGANAISTMRAALLVGLFGFVGAVTQGGNVSEAIGSGLVGGISLPIAGVILVLVLGAGLMAVGITTGYPIATAFTVTGAVIGVGLALGGSPVWPKYQQIAAVWVLTPFVGGGIAFTIASLLPRPDVPERYSIPVLTGLVGAVLMNVQFSFLGTGSAAGTVRGVGQQVLAIDGLVSAVGITGLAALAVAAVVWWDVRRDERGGLRRVLLALGSLVAFSAGGSQVGLAVGPLLPLLDEVGMVSTFTVLVGGGLGMLVGSWTGAPRMIKSLAQDYSSLGPRRSISALVPSFLIAQLAVLLGVPVSFNEIVVSAIIGSGAAVGGWEAVDARKIGVTVGAWAGSFTLSFALAYAIGLVFL, encoded by the coding sequence ATGGACCCCGCTCTTATCGCCCTCTTCGTCGGTGCAGCGCTGGCTAGCCTGTTCATGGCGTGGGTTATCGGCGCCGGCTCAAGTGGGGCGACGCCGTATGCCCCTGCCGTCGGGGCGAACGCTATCTCGACGATGCGTGCCGCCCTCCTCGTCGGTCTTTTCGGCTTTGTCGGCGCCGTCACACAGGGCGGCAACGTCTCGGAAGCCATCGGGAGCGGCCTCGTCGGTGGAATCAGTCTCCCGATCGCTGGCGTCATCCTCGTACTCGTGTTGGGTGCGGGGCTGATGGCGGTCGGCATCACGACCGGCTATCCGATTGCGACTGCGTTCACGGTGACCGGCGCCGTCATCGGCGTCGGCCTCGCGCTGGGCGGCTCGCCGGTCTGGCCGAAGTACCAGCAGATCGCCGCCGTCTGGGTGTTGACGCCGTTCGTCGGCGGCGGCATCGCGTTCACCATCGCAAGCCTGCTCCCGCGCCCCGACGTCCCCGAACGGTACAGTATCCCCGTGCTCACCGGGCTCGTCGGAGCGGTTCTCATGAACGTCCAGTTCAGCTTCCTCGGTACGGGGAGCGCGGCAGGCACCGTCCGCGGTGTCGGACAGCAGGTGCTGGCAATCGACGGACTCGTGTCGGCGGTCGGGATTACTGGCCTCGCAGCGCTGGCCGTCGCAGCAGTCGTCTGGTGGGACGTCCGCCGCGACGAACGCGGCGGCCTGCGTCGGGTGTTGCTGGCGCTCGGGTCGCTCGTGGCGTTCTCTGCGGGCGGGAGTCAGGTCGGGCTCGCCGTTGGACCGCTGCTGCCGTTGCTCGACGAGGTCGGGATGGTCTCGACGTTCACCGTGCTCGTCGGTGGCGGTTTGGGGATGCTCGTCGGGTCTTGGACGGGTGCGCCGCGGATGATCAAGTCGCTCGCCCAGGACTACTCATCGCTGGGGCCGCGGCGCTCCATCTCGGCGCTCGTGCCGTCGTTCCTGATCGCACAGCTGGCAGTGCTGCTTGGCGTTCCGGTCTCGTTCAACGAGATCGTCGTCAGCGCCATTATCGGGAGTGGCGCCGCTGTCGGCGGTTGGGAAGCAGTGGATGCCCGGAAAATCGGTGTGACGGTGGGTGCCTGGGCAGGATCGTTCACGCTCTCGTTCGCGCTTGCGTATGCGATAGGTCTTGTATTTCTGTAG
- a CDS encoding YeeE/YedE family protein — protein MSDRHPAFMPLVLVGGLIFGFGLAYSQMARPEVVLDFLQFEDFGLVFVMFGGAAVTGLTFFVAPRLLGRAPLTGDSFERRLKSFDRNVLIGGAIFGVGWGLSGICPGAAYASLGIGNITILWALAGMFLGAYAQGYWRSRSQARDTAATGAD, from the coding sequence ATGAGTGACCGGCATCCCGCGTTCATGCCGTTGGTTCTCGTCGGCGGCCTCATCTTCGGGTTCGGGCTCGCGTACAGCCAGATGGCCCGGCCCGAGGTCGTCCTCGACTTCCTCCAGTTCGAGGACTTCGGGCTGGTGTTCGTGATGTTCGGCGGCGCCGCCGTGACGGGGTTGACGTTCTTCGTCGCGCCGCGGCTGTTGGGCCGCGCGCCGCTGACCGGCGATAGCTTCGAGCGCCGTCTGAAATCCTTCGACCGGAACGTCCTCATCGGTGGCGCCATCTTCGGCGTCGGCTGGGGGCTCTCCGGCATCTGTCCGGGCGCCGCCTACGCGAGCCTCGGCATCGGCAACATCACCATTCTCTGGGCGCTCGCCGGGATGTTCCTCGGCGCGTACGCCCAGGGCTACTGGCGGAGCCGCAGCCAGGCGCGTGACACCGCCGCGACGGGCGCAGACTAA
- a CDS encoding YeeE/YedE family protein, protein MVIDPLPLQVAAELFPNGISRYAIGGLLVGLGVTVIYLGTGISAGASTFLESTLSYVSDQSRFQQYVSSRDWRLVFTLGIVLGAAVYAVVYQGGAWTTDVQPWRLLVGGVFVGIGTRVGKGCTSGHGVCGVGSASKTSIAGVLTFLTVAIVTAQVVAALGVSP, encoded by the coding sequence ATGGTAATCGACCCACTTCCACTCCAGGTCGCCGCCGAGCTGTTCCCGAACGGCATTAGCCGCTACGCTATCGGCGGGCTGCTGGTCGGGCTCGGCGTCACTGTCATCTACCTCGGCACCGGCATCAGCGCCGGCGCCAGCACGTTCCTGGAGTCGACGCTGTCGTACGTCTCCGACCAGTCCCGCTTCCAGCAGTACGTCAGCTCCCGGGACTGGCGACTCGTGTTCACGCTCGGCATCGTCCTCGGCGCGGCCGTCTACGCCGTCGTCTACCAGGGCGGCGCGTGGACGACCGACGTCCAGCCGTGGCGACTGCTCGTCGGCGGCGTCTTCGTCGGCATCGGCACGCGCGTCGGCAAGGGCTGTACGTCCGGCCACGGCGTCTGTGGCGTCGGCTCAGCCTCGAAGACGTCCATCGCGGGCGTCCTCACGTTCCTCACCGTCGCCATCGTGACCGCACAAGTAGTCGCCGCGCTGGGGGTGAGCCCCTGA
- a CDS encoding MBL fold metallo-hydrolase — translation MNADDFPTPDIDVDSVDPETLKDRIDAGEDVTLLDTRMTSDYEEWHIDGENVTSINIPYFEFLEDDIDEDVLDRIPDNREVTVLCAKGGASEFVAGTLAERGYDVDHLEDGMNGWASIYDAVEVEGYDGAGALLQYQRPSSGCLGYLLYDDGEAAIIDPLRAFTDRYLDDADDLGVDLQYALDTHIHADHISGVRDLDDEGVEGVIPEAAVDRGVTYADDLTTAADGDTFDVGDATIEAIHTPGHTTGMTSYLVDDSLLATGDGLFIESVARPDLEEGDDGAPDAARMLYESLQERVLTLPDDTLVGGAHSSDAAEPAADGTYTAPIGELVEEMDALTMDEQEFVDLVLSDMPPRPANYEDIIATNLGQNAVDDDEAFTLELGPNNCAASQDSLAGD, via the coding sequence ATGAACGCTGACGACTTCCCGACTCCGGACATCGACGTGGACTCCGTCGACCCGGAGACGCTGAAGGATCGTATCGACGCCGGCGAGGACGTCACGCTCCTCGACACACGAATGACCAGCGACTACGAAGAGTGGCACATCGACGGTGAGAACGTCACGTCGATCAACATCCCGTACTTCGAATTCCTCGAGGACGACATCGACGAGGACGTCCTCGACCGGATCCCAGACAACCGCGAGGTGACCGTCCTCTGTGCGAAGGGCGGCGCCAGCGAGTTCGTCGCGGGCACGCTTGCGGAGCGCGGCTACGACGTCGACCACCTCGAAGACGGCATGAACGGCTGGGCGAGCATCTACGACGCCGTCGAAGTCGAAGGCTACGACGGCGCCGGAGCGCTCCTCCAGTACCAGCGCCCCTCCTCGGGCTGTCTCGGCTACCTCCTCTACGACGATGGCGAAGCCGCAATCATCGATCCGTTGCGTGCGTTCACCGACCGCTACCTCGACGACGCCGACGACCTCGGCGTCGACCTGCAGTACGCCCTGGACACGCACATCCACGCCGACCACATCTCGGGCGTGCGCGACCTCGACGACGAGGGCGTCGAGGGCGTCATCCCCGAGGCTGCTGTCGACCGTGGCGTCACGTACGCGGACGATCTGACCACGGCCGCGGACGGCGACACCTTCGACGTCGGCGACGCCACCATCGAGGCCATCCACACGCCCGGCCACACGACCGGGATGACCTCGTACCTCGTCGACGACAGCCTGCTCGCGACCGGCGACGGACTGTTCATCGAGAGCGTCGCCCGCCCCGACCTCGAAGAGGGCGACGACGGCGCGCCCGACGCCGCACGCATGCTCTACGAGTCCCTGCAGGAGCGCGTGCTGACGCTGCCCGACGACACGCTCGTCGGTGGCGCGCACTCCAGCGACGCCGCCGAGCCCGCTGCCGATGGCACCTATACCGCCCCCATCGGCGAGCTCGTCGAGGAGATGGACGCACTCACGATGGACGAGCAGGAGTTCGTCGACCTGGTCCTCTCGGACATGCCGCCGCGGCCGGCCAACTACGAGGACATCATCGCGACGAACCTCGGCCAGAACGCCGTCGACGACGACGAAGCGTTCACGCTGGAACTCGGCCCGAACAACTGCGCGGCCAGCCAGGACTCGCTCGCAGGTGACTAA
- a CDS encoding sulfurtransferase TusA family protein: MSAEFDITETLDVKGASCPMPVVKTKSAIDDLAEGEILEVLATDSGSMSDIDGWASGTAGVELVEQEEGDDVYKHYVRKTE; this comes from the coding sequence ATGAGTGCTGAATTCGACATCACGGAGACGCTCGACGTCAAAGGCGCATCGTGCCCCATGCCAGTAGTGAAGACGAAGTCCGCCATCGACGACCTCGCCGAGGGTGAAATCCTCGAAGTGCTGGCGACTGACTCTGGGAGCATGAGCGACATCGACGGCTGGGCGTCCGGCACCGCCGGCGTCGAGCTCGTCGAGCAGGAGGAAGGCGACGACGTGTACAAACACTACGTCCGCAAGACGGAGTAA
- a CDS encoding DsrE/DsrF/DrsH-like family protein — protein MSTDTPDASADDAPSRAELAARVDELEDALADATSEDDAKKMSIIATKGTLDMAYPPLILASTAAAFGYEVTVFHTFWGLEILHEERSKNLKLSSVGNPNMPVPNAVAALPGMDRVTTKMMEKKIEDNDTASIEELIETSLDMGVEFQACQMTIDLMDYDEDDFYDGVTTGVGAATALEDMADADIQLLV, from the coding sequence ATGAGCACGGACACACCCGACGCGTCGGCCGACGACGCGCCCTCGCGTGCGGAACTGGCCGCGCGCGTCGACGAACTCGAGGACGCGCTCGCCGACGCCACCAGCGAGGACGACGCCAAGAAGATGAGCATCATCGCCACGAAGGGGACGCTGGACATGGCGTACCCGCCGCTGATCCTCGCCAGCACCGCGGCCGCGTTCGGCTACGAGGTGACCGTCTTCCACACGTTCTGGGGGCTGGAAATCCTCCACGAGGAACGCTCGAAGAACCTCAAACTCAGCTCCGTCGGCAACCCCAACATGCCCGTCCCGAACGCCGTCGCCGCGCTCCCGGGCATGGACCGCGTGACGACGAAGATGATGGAGAAGAAAATCGAGGACAACGACACCGCCTCCATCGAGGAACTCATTGAGACGAGCCTCGACATGGGCGTGGAGTTCCAGGCCTGTCAGATGACCATCGACCTGATGGACTACGACGAGGACGACTTCTACGACGGCGTCACCACGGGGGTCGGTGCCGCGACAGCCCTCGAGGACATGGCCGACGCCGACATCCAACTCCTTGTGTAA
- a CDS encoding NosD domain-containing protein, protein MEFWHVAAAGVLVLAAVLGPFAMSGGSQQVTAVPMEDTKSTGVPENVVVRAHESTLALPTGQVAFSQFKFTVGYYGITSMVAGLQESTEREFGRPMAVYVSDFTGTGVYVGGDGLLRTPMDADPGWMTARTAYFVVGSTASIPTRNQTLVPFSNRSDAIEFTQQYGGRLERWGAVHQLDVGVAGRSASEWQRFSETRSKRADRTAARARSLLNRPVTATVEPNESLTAAVQAAPPNTTIRLASGNHSVSDITIDKPLTIRGDGANRTRIIGDRNRSVVYVNTSRVAIADLSLAGIGTVRTRDSANVTSVPVRNESFRERYWTTHGYGDAGLVFERSARSLVMDVRMQTRANGVIARNSPNLTVSNLTVVGTQDWEDGFLGVSILGAPALVQNSTFYGGKVGVFAHDTQSFTVRDSSMEGMMIGVFSVYAQGAFAAGNDVEDTYVGVYIHDRSNRNVVTRNAVENSRNGVLVFGRSSYVAENVVTHNRHGIVVQGQYSVYEENVAAFNRVGIRAMSLFPTNRVTDNDIAYNRQYADTARFNVLHVWQGNYWRGAPGVDTDGDGSLSRAFRPTGPVGMVADGGTGAPTLARSPTLKLLRQLQQTMPGLRFGGVVDASPRARSGHPTLLDQLADTQRPPGQFDDEDEWDFTF, encoded by the coding sequence ATGGAGTTCTGGCACGTGGCTGCTGCTGGCGTACTCGTCCTTGCAGCCGTCCTCGGGCCGTTCGCTATGAGCGGTGGTAGTCAGCAGGTAACCGCCGTTCCGATGGAGGATACGAAGTCCACGGGGGTCCCGGAAAACGTCGTTGTCCGCGCTCACGAATCGACGCTTGCGCTGCCAACCGGGCAAGTCGCGTTCTCCCAATTCAAATTCACCGTCGGATACTACGGTATCACGTCGATGGTTGCGGGACTACAGGAGAGTACGGAACGGGAATTCGGGCGGCCAATGGCTGTGTACGTCTCGGATTTCACCGGAACTGGCGTCTACGTTGGAGGTGATGGGCTCCTTCGAACCCCGATGGACGCAGATCCTGGGTGGATGACAGCTAGGACAGCCTACTTCGTCGTTGGCAGTACCGCCAGTATTCCAACGCGGAATCAGACACTGGTGCCGTTCTCGAATCGGAGTGACGCCATCGAGTTCACCCAACAATACGGTGGACGGCTGGAACGGTGGGGCGCGGTCCATCAGTTAGATGTCGGCGTTGCGGGGCGTTCCGCGTCGGAATGGCAGCGCTTCAGTGAGACCCGAAGCAAGCGCGCGGACCGTACGGCCGCTCGTGCGCGGTCGCTTCTCAATCGGCCAGTTACGGCGACCGTCGAACCAAACGAATCGCTGACCGCAGCGGTTCAGGCTGCGCCACCGAACACAACGATTCGGCTGGCGAGCGGGAACCATTCCGTCTCCGACATCACGATAGACAAACCCCTGACGATTCGTGGCGACGGCGCCAACCGAACGCGCATCATCGGTGACAGAAATCGCAGCGTCGTCTACGTGAACACGTCACGCGTTGCGATCGCCGACCTCTCACTGGCCGGCATCGGGACGGTACGGACCCGCGATAGCGCGAACGTTACGAGCGTGCCTGTCCGGAACGAGTCGTTCCGGGAACGGTACTGGACGACGCACGGATACGGCGACGCCGGACTTGTCTTCGAGCGATCCGCGAGGTCTCTCGTCATGGACGTTCGAATGCAGACGCGCGCAAATGGCGTCATCGCACGGAATAGCCCGAATCTCACGGTCTCGAACCTCACGGTTGTAGGAACGCAAGATTGGGAGGACGGGTTCCTCGGCGTCTCCATTCTTGGTGCACCCGCCCTCGTTCAGAACTCTACGTTCTACGGTGGGAAAGTCGGCGTCTTCGCCCACGACACCCAGTCGTTCACTGTCCGGGACTCCTCGATGGAGGGGATGATGATCGGCGTGTTCAGCGTGTACGCTCAGGGCGCGTTCGCTGCTGGTAACGACGTCGAGGACACGTATGTCGGCGTTTATATTCATGACCGGTCGAACCGGAACGTCGTCACGAGGAACGCCGTCGAGAACAGCAGGAACGGTGTCCTCGTGTTCGGTCGGTCGAGTTACGTCGCGGAAAATGTGGTGACTCACAACCGACATGGAATCGTCGTGCAAGGGCAGTATTCAGTCTACGAGGAGAACGTCGCGGCGTTCAACCGTGTGGGCATTCGGGCGATGTCGCTGTTCCCGACGAATCGCGTCACCGATAATGACATCGCGTATAATCGCCAGTACGCCGACACGGCGCGCTTCAACGTGTTACATGTCTGGCAAGGGAACTACTGGCGGGGTGCTCCCGGTGTAGATACTGACGGTGACGGCTCACTTTCGCGAGCCTTCCGCCCCACAGGACCAGTCGGAATGGTCGCAGACGGTGGGACCGGAGCCCCGACGTTGGCTCGATCCCCCACCCTCAAACTGCTCCGCCAGCTACAGCAGACGATGCCCGGGCTCCGATTTGGCGGCGTCGTGGACGCATCTCCACGAGCAAGGTCAGGCCATCCAACGCTGTTGGACCAACTCGCAGATACCCAACGTCCGCCGGGTCAGTTCGACGACGAGGACGAATGGGACTTCACATTCTAA
- a CDS encoding ABC transporter ATP-binding protein, producing MGERVATSDENTPAAASAVVEATDISKSFGDVAVLEEVSFSIPDNRVTAIIGPNGSGKTTLAELITGVDTPTAGEITLHAGGERPVGYLPQDPRFQPSATVHETIAFYAALLAGETDVDAALARVGLEAAADRRTDALSGGMRRLLGIAVSLLGSPELVVLDEPTSGLDPEMTRHVYDVISGLTERDQAVVLTTHDLSRAADADYLLVVSDGDIVSAGSPNAVRADTETDTLADAFETAVRGRTVTSKGSDRSE from the coding sequence ATGGGTGAACGTGTCGCCACGAGCGACGAAAACACCCCTGCGGCAGCGTCGGCTGTCGTCGAGGCTACGGATATCTCGAAATCGTTCGGCGATGTCGCCGTCCTCGAAGAGGTATCGTTTTCGATACCCGATAACAGGGTGACGGCGATTATCGGGCCGAATGGATCCGGGAAGACGACGCTGGCGGAACTCATTACGGGCGTAGACACACCGACTGCTGGTGAAATCACACTCCATGCCGGTGGCGAACGACCTGTCGGGTATCTCCCGCAAGACCCACGGTTTCAGCCGTCGGCGACGGTCCACGAGACGATAGCGTTCTACGCGGCGTTGCTCGCGGGCGAGACCGACGTCGATGCCGCACTCGCACGCGTTGGACTCGAAGCCGCGGCCGATCGTCGAACGGATGCACTTTCTGGGGGGATGCGTCGTCTCCTTGGCATCGCGGTGAGTCTACTAGGATCACCCGAACTGGTTGTGCTTGATGAACCGACGAGCGGCCTCGATCCAGAGATGACTCGGCACGTATACGATGTGATTTCCGGGTTGACCGAGCGCGACCAGGCCGTCGTGCTGACGACCCACGACCTGTCGCGCGCGGCCGACGCCGATTACCTACTTGTGGTGTCTGATGGCGATATCGTCTCGGCTGGGTCTCCGAACGCAGTGCGTGCAGACACGGAGACGGACACCCTAGCGGACGCCTTCGAGACAGCGGTCCGGGGCCGCACGGTTACATCCAAGGGGAGTGATCGCAGTGAGTGA
- a CDS encoding ABC transporter permease, with protein MSDATRQFTAIFERELRSLVRSRSVWLLALGFFALVVAIAILGGQAGYVPLVLALLTPVEVLVPVLVVALGYRAILGDRLRGVLKVLDTFPVTPIRYGLGVYCGRLAVALGIILVTLLAAAFVVPLSGGSPNVLAQSGGLDSPVYYARYVALTMVFAGVVLAITLLLSSIARSARRGLVSAVGLLLVVVVGFDLVVIAGVGRGWIVERGLGSALAASPLSAYRGLVLTYAVEPAVTMTVRAASPAASVFSLAVWTSLSVLTAAGLTGIE; from the coding sequence GTGAGTGACGCCACCCGGCAGTTCACCGCCATTTTCGAGCGAGAGTTGCGGTCACTTGTACGGTCCCGGTCGGTTTGGTTGTTGGCCCTCGGATTCTTCGCGCTGGTCGTGGCGATTGCGATCCTCGGCGGGCAAGCAGGCTATGTACCGCTCGTACTCGCGTTACTCACGCCGGTCGAGGTTCTGGTGCCGGTGCTGGTGGTTGCACTCGGGTATCGTGCAATTCTCGGCGACCGGTTGCGGGGGGTGCTGAAAGTCCTCGATACATTTCCGGTAACGCCAATTCGGTACGGACTCGGCGTCTACTGTGGCCGACTCGCAGTCGCACTCGGTATTATCCTCGTGACACTGTTGGCAGCGGCGTTCGTCGTTCCACTGTCGGGCGGCTCACCGAACGTGCTTGCACAATCCGGGGGATTAGACTCGCCAGTGTACTACGCGCGGTACGTCGCGCTGACGATGGTGTTCGCGGGTGTTGTCCTAGCCATCACGCTATTGCTTTCGTCAATAGCGCGGTCTGCTCGTCGTGGACTCGTGTCAGCGGTCGGCTTGTTGCTCGTGGTCGTCGTCGGCTTCGACCTCGTCGTGATTGCCGGGGTCGGACGAGGGTGGATTGTCGAGCGTGGACTGGGTAGCGCGCTTGCAGCAAGTCCGCTAAGCGCGTATCGCGGACTCGTGCTGACCTACGCTGTCGAGCCGGCCGTCACGATGACGGTCCGAGCTGCATCCCCGGCCGCGAGTGTGTTCTCACTTGCTGTGTGGACATCACTGTCCGTGCTCACGGCGGCCGGGCTAACCGGAATCGAGTAA
- a CDS encoding cytochrome d ubiquinol oxidase subunit II: protein MTDPLIPVDTYLVDSLPEVWFGAVMFALGMYIVLDGFDFGIGMLYATRADEHERETFLAAFGPVWDANEVWIVAFGTMLLAAFPRVYSRLLADNYLLALGFVVALVFRGLGPELREQREDERWKRYTDYAFVGGSVFAPLLLGMLAGRWLFGEATLPVVLTGVGLVAVSIVTGTAFLAAKTDPELASELRSYGVGATVAYLGGVVVLLGTVVATDAGGAAGAVLSLPVAAVVALSIVAGVSGSVLARRGRYRAWLASALALPTLLTLLVAVLLYPTVYPPTGLLVREAVVSPLALNLVTVLGFPVLLLVLWYFKFLYGVFSGPIEGEGYGG from the coding sequence ATGACTGACCCACTGATTCCCGTCGACACGTACCTCGTCGACTCCCTGCCGGAGGTCTGGTTCGGCGCCGTGATGTTCGCGTTGGGGATGTACATCGTCCTCGACGGCTTCGACTTCGGTATCGGGATGCTGTACGCGACCCGGGCGGACGAACACGAGCGGGAGACGTTCCTGGCGGCGTTCGGCCCAGTGTGGGACGCCAACGAGGTGTGGATCGTGGCGTTCGGGACAATGTTGCTGGCGGCGTTCCCGCGCGTGTACTCGCGGCTCCTGGCGGACAACTATCTGCTCGCACTCGGGTTCGTCGTTGCGTTGGTGTTCCGCGGGCTCGGTCCGGAGCTCCGCGAGCAGCGCGAGGACGAGCGCTGGAAGCGCTACACCGACTACGCCTTCGTCGGCGGGAGCGTGTTCGCGCCGCTGCTGTTGGGGATGCTCGCCGGCCGGTGGCTCTTCGGTGAGGCGACGCTACCGGTGGTGCTGACCGGCGTCGGTCTGGTCGCGGTCTCGATAGTCACGGGGACGGCGTTCCTCGCCGCGAAGACCGACCCTGAGTTGGCGTCGGAGTTGCGTTCGTACGGCGTCGGCGCGACGGTCGCGTACCTCGGCGGCGTGGTCGTCCTGTTGGGGACCGTTGTCGCAACCGATGCGGGTGGGGCCGCCGGCGCGGTGCTCTCGCTGCCCGTCGCTGCAGTCGTCGCGCTCTCTATCGTCGCCGGGGTGAGCGGGAGCGTGCTGGCCAGACGCGGCCGGTACCGGGCGTGGCTCGCGAGCGCGCTGGCGCTCCCCACGCTGCTGACGCTCTTGGTCGCGGTGTTGCTGTATCCGACGGTCTATCCGCCGACCGGACTGCTGGTGAGAGAAGCCGTCGTGTCGCCGCTAGCGTTGAACCTCGTGACCGTCCTCGGATTCCCGGTCCTGCTGCTGGTCTTGTGGTACTTCAAATTCCTTTACGGCGTCTTCAGCGGTCCAATCGAGGGCGAGGGTTACGGCGGGTGA